The Gemmatimonadota bacterium genome segment CGGGAGGACTGTCGTTCACAAACCGACGCGCCAGCTTCGTAGAAATAAAATGTGCGGTTGAAGGGTGTTTGGTCAGCATATCCAGAACGCGCTCGCCCTCTTCTATGCCACCACCTGCCGGGAACTTCTCACCCAACACCACCTTGGCCTTTTTATCGTGCCAGGCATTGCGGAACAGAAATTCGCCCTGGCGAACGAGATTCTTATTGCCATTTGCGATTGCCCTATCGGTATTCTTGCGCCCATTCCCATAAGGCATCGCAGTCCAACCCGTCAGCACCCGCGCAACCTCGGTAACATCCTGCTGCGTGTACCCACCATCCACACCCAGGGTGTGCAACTCCATCAACTCGCGCGCATAATTCTCATTCAAACCATACTTGCGTCTTGGAGGCGTCTTCGGCTTCGCAACAGCCTTTGGAGGAGCCTTTGCCATCTCACCACCCATCATCTCACCACCCATCATCCCGCCATCCATACCCATCTCGCCCATTGCCACTTCCTTCTTTGGCTCAGGCTTTGCCTGATTCTGCTGCTGTGGCGTTGCCATACGCGACTGGGCATTATCCAGATAGTGCAACATCGCGGGATGCTTCGCTGTCGCACCTAAAATCACGCGGAACTTACCCAGCACATTGGGACGAATTGCATCGCGCTCATAGGTAAGCACGCGACTGCGCGCCCCACCATCGCGCGTGGTCACATTGAAGTGATTGAACCAGAAATCCGTTAGCACCTCGGCGAGTTGATTCTCGCTATACACCGCCCGCATCACCTTCTGACTCCGAAGCTCCTGATTAAAAAGCGCGCCATAGGGACGCAACCCGTGCTCCTCGCGATACGCTTTCATCTTTTCCCGCATCTCTTTGAGAGGCGTCGTCGCCGGATCCATTACCCCTTCTCTTTTCATCTGATTGCGAAGTTGACCATCTGGCATATAGATTTCGGCTATTTGTAACTGCGTCATTTTCAACGCCGGAAACGCTTCCAATCGCTTGTCCAACGCCGCATCCGGCAAATTGCCCTTCAACTGCTGAGCCAGCCACTTCTCGGGACCCATCTGCACCACCTTTTCCACTTCACCGGGCCGCGCACCAAAAGCAAAACGCTCTAAGAGATACGCCGCTGCCTGCTCTTTGTTTAGTCCTTCTTTTTTATAGGGCAATTTCAATTTGGCATCCGCCGAAGTGCCTGAAAGTAAGGCACCACAGCACAAAACAATAAGTGAAAAACGCAATATCATTTGTAAACCTCCTTAAAAAAAATGATCCCGACATTGTCCCCTGGGTATCTCACCCACCAGTTTATCGGTATTGAAACTCCGGCGACCCCAGCAGCATACTGACCACCTGCATATCTTTGCGCCTGGCATCTGCGGGAATCGCCTCCTTAACCTCTGAGACAATAGCACTCGTATCCTGTGCAGGCAACAGCAACTTGCCATACACCGCCAGTGCCGCATCCGTTGTTAGACCAGCGCTATCCCGGGACAACCGCTTCAATTCAATCCCTCTAATTTTGCCCGTAGCCAGATGGATACCAAAATTCATTCGCGCGATCAGCGTACCCGAATTTGCCCACGACTCGGCATAATCCGGAAAACCCGTAGGCGGTACATAACCATATAGCGGCTCGCCCATGCGGTCAAACCAAGACATAACAGGTTGTGGATTTTTCACATCGGCTTCCAGCGCGCGAAGAGAACTCACCACTACTTCTAACGGCGACTTCATCTTGCTGCGCTTCTTCGCCTCTGCCCAAAACTCTCGAGACTGCGCCAGCGTAGCCATCACAGCAGCGATATCCCCATCCGTCTTGCTAAATGTCTTCGCCATCCGCTTGACCAGTGCCTCGGGAGGACTGTCGTTCACAAACCGACGCGCCAGCTTCGTAGAAATAAAATGTGCAGTTGAAGGGTGTTTGGACAGCATATCCAGAACGCGCTCGCCCTCTTCCATGCCACCCCCTGCCGGGAACTTCTCACCCAGCACCACCTTGGCTTTTTTGTCGTGCCAAGTTTTGCGGAACACAAACTCGCCCTCGCGAACGAGATTATTACTTCCTTTTGCGATCTGCTTCTCGAGATTTTTCCGCGCATTTTTATAAGGCATCGCAGCCCAACCCGTCAACACGCGCGCAACCTCGGTAACATCCTGCTGCGTGTAGCCACCATCCACTCCGAGGGTATGCAACTCCATCAACTCGCGCGCATAATTCTCATTCAAACCGTATTTGCGTCTGTTTTTTGGAGGGGGCTGCGCCTTTGCAGGAGCGCCCATCATACCACCATCCATACCCATCTCGCCCGATGCCACCTCCTGTTTGAGTTTGGGTTGATTCCGCTGTGATGGCGGCGCCATACGGGAATCTGCATTATCCAGATAATGCAACATTGCAGGATGCTTTGCCGTCGCACCCAAAATCACGCGGAACTCGCCCAGCACATTGGGACGAATCGCATCCCGCTCATAGGAAAGCGTGCGGCTACGTGCCCCGCCATCGCGCGTGGTCACATTGAAATGATTGAACCAGAAATCCGTCAACACCTCAACGAGCTGGTTCTCGCTATACACAGCCCGCATCACTTTCTGCCCCTTCAATTCCTTATTGTAAAGCGCATTCTGAGCACGCAACCCGTGCTTCTTGCGATACGCGCTTATCTTTTTATTCATCTCTTTGCGAGACATCTTTACGGGATCAACCACACCCTCTTCCTGCAGTATTCTGCGAATCCGCCCATTCTGCACATAAGTTTCAGACATTTCAAACTGCGTCATTTTCAGTGCGGGAAACGCCTCCAATCGCTTGTCTAACTCGGCATCTGGCAAATTGCCCTTCAACTGTTGAGCCAGCCATTTCTCGGGACCCATCTGCACCACCTTTTCCACCTCACCGGGCCGCGCACCAAAGGCAAAACGCTCTAAGAGATACGCCGCAGCCTGCTCCTTATTCAGCCCCTCTGCTTTATAAGGCAGTTTCAAATCGGCATTCGCCGAAGTGCCTGAAAGTAAGGCACCACAGCACAAAACAATGAGTGAAAAACGCAATATCATTGGCAAACCTCCATAAGAAAACTCGAGTGCCATACTTCGACACTCGAGTTTTCTTTCCTGAAGCGGTGTAAACTGCACACGCGCAACACAACGTGTCAGTACAGCAGTTCAAATGAGTGGTCGATAATAACTTTACGTCATCACCTTAAACCGCTCACCTTCCCAACCCGGGAACATCGCAATATCGTGAGAACGATCGATATTCAGATGCTTACCCGCCACATCGGCAAACACAGAACGGAAATCCGTCGTCACGGGCAAATCGCGCCGATCTTCGAGCGCATCTTTCACCAGCTTCTCTGGCACATCCCCGTGGATCTTTCCGCCAGCCACGTTATTCCCCAGCACAAACAAACACGACCCGCGGCCGTGATCCGTACCCAGAGAACCATTCTGATGCACTGTGCGACCAAATTCGGTCATCGTCATCAGCACAACATCGTCCTGATACGTCCCCAGATCCGTCCAGAATGCCGCGATAGACTTGGACATCTCATCTGCTCTGCGCTGGAAAGACCCCGTCGTTGTGCCCTGCTGAACATGGGTATCCCAACCGCCTGTCTCGGTAAAGGCAACCTCAAGACCCACATCCGACTTGATCAACAACGCGATCTGTTGCAGCCTGCGACCCAATGCCGTATTGGGATATTCCGCGCCTTCAACGGGTTTGTAATCTCGTACACCGATCTTTTCCAACAACTCAATCGCATCAAAACTCTCCCGGCTCACCCTCTGAACCAGGCGTTTGGCACTCCGCGCATACATCGCCTCAAACCCTTCCTCGACCTGTTCGGCCCCCTGCGGATTATTCGGCATCTGGATGCCAAAGGAACGCAGATCATCCACTGCAATCGAAGGCTCCTTCCCGTAAAATGCGCGCGGCAACGCTCTGGTCAATGCCACAGACCGGAAGGGCGTACCCTCGTGCCCGAGCAGTCCAACAGCCCGATTGAGCCAACCCGTCCGCGTACCTTTCACACCAGGCGTCCCATTTTCCATATAATCCTGGGCGTCAAAGTGCGACCGCGTCTTATTCGGCGAGCCTACGCCGTGGACAATAGCCAGACGACCTTCCTTGTACAGCGGTGCCAGATCCGCAAAAGAGGGATGCAATGCAAAGCGACCATCCAGATCCGTCAGCTTGTTTTTCGGATCGGTCAGGTGCATAAACAAATTGGGGCGCGCCTCGGCAAGTGCTGGATCGTTAAATGGCGTCACCGCCATCAAACCATCCATAGCCCCGCGCTGGAAAATCGTCACCAGCACTTTGCGACGACTATGTGCCAGCGGATTATTCGCCGCGTCAGCCGCGCGGCTCAAGAACAGCGGTGTACCCCCAAACGAGGCCGAAAACAATGCCAATCCGCTGCCCTTCATAAATGCTCTTCGCGTCCATTCCATAACGCTATCTCCTTTCCGAGTTTATCGGTATTGAAATTCCGGCGACCCCAGCAACATACTGATCACCTGAACCTCTTTGCGTTCGGCATCTGCGGGAATCGTCTGTTTAACCTCTGATGCAATAGCACTGGTATCCTGTGCTGGCAACAGCAACTTGCTATACATCGCCAGTGCCTCTTCCGTTGTCAGACCAGCGCTCTCCTTGGGCAATTGCTTCAATTCAATCCCCCTAATTCTACCCGTAGCCAGATGGATACCAAAATTCATTCGCGCGATCAGCGTACCCGAATTTGCCCACGACTCGGCATAATCCGGAAAACCCGTAGGCGGTACATAACCATATAGCGGCTCGCCCATGCGGTCAAACCAAGACATAACAGGTTGTGGATTTTTCACATCGGCTTCCAGCGCGCGAAGAGAACTCACCACTACTTCTAACGGCGACTTCATCTTGCTGCGCTTCTTCGCCTCTGCCCAAAACTCTCGAGACTGCGCCAGCGTAGCCATCACAGCAGCGATATCCCCATCCGTCTTGCTAAATGTCTTCGCCATCCGCTTGACCAGTGCCTCGGGAGGACTGTCGTTCACAAACCGACGCGCCAGCTTCGTAGAAATAAAATGTGCGGTTGAAGGGTGTTTGGTCAGCATATCCAGAACGCGCTCGCCCTCTTCTATGCCACCACCTGCCGGGAACTTCTCACCCAACACCACCTTGGCCTTTTTATCGTGCCAGGCATTGCGGAACAGAAATTCGCCCTGGCGAACGAGATTCTTATTGCCATTTGCGATTGCCCTATCGGTATTCTTGCGCCCATTCCCATAAGGCATCGCAGTCCAACCCGTCAGCACCCGCGCAACCTCGGTAACATCCTGCTGCG includes the following:
- a CDS encoding DUF1800 domain-containing protein, whose product is MILRFSLIVLCCGALLSGTSADAKLKLPYKKEGLNKEQAAAYLLERFAFGARPGEVEKVVQMGPEKWLAQQLKGNLPDAALDKRLEAFPALKMTQLQIAEIYMPDGQLRNQMKREGVMDPATTPLKEMREKMKAYREEHGLRPYGALFNQELRSQKVMRAVYSENQLAEVLTDFWFNHFNVTTRDGGARSRVLTYERDAIRPNVLGKFRVILGATAKHPAMLHYLDNAQSRMATPQQQNQAKPEPKKEVAMGEMGMDGGMMGGEMMGGEMAKAPPKAVAKPKTPPRRKYGLNENYARELMELHTLGVDGGYTQQDVTEVARVLTGWTAMPYGNGRKNTDRAIANGNKNLVRQGEFLFRNAWHDKKAKVVLGEKFPAGGGIEEGERVLDMLTKHPSTAHFISTKLARRFVNDSPP
- a CDS encoding DUF1800 domain-containing protein, coding for MILRFSLIVLCCGALLSGTSANADLKLPYKAEGLNKEQAAAYLLERFAFGARPGEVEKVVQMGPEKWLAQQLKGNLPDAELDKRLEAFPALKMTQFEMSETYVQNGRIRRILQEEGVVDPVKMSRKEMNKKISAYRKKHGLRAQNALYNKELKGQKVMRAVYSENQLVEVLTDFWFNHFNVTTRDGGARSRTLSYERDAIRPNVLGEFRVILGATAKHPAMLHYLDNADSRMAPPSQRNQPKLKQEVASGEMGMDGGMMGAPAKAQPPPKNRRKYGLNENYARELMELHTLGVDGGYTQQDVTEVARVLTGWAAMPYKNARKNLEKQIAKGSNNLVREGEFVFRKTWHDKKAKVVLGEKFPAGGGMEEGERVLDMLSKHPSTAHFISTKLARRFVNDSPPEALVKRMAKTFSKTDGDIAAVMATLAQSREFWAEAKKRSKMKSPLEVVVSSLRALEADVKNPQPVMSWFDRMGEPLYGYVPPTGFPDYAESWANSGTLIARMNFGIHLATGKIRGIELKRLSRDSAGLTTDAALAVYGKLLLPAQDTSAIVSEVKEAIPADARRKDMQVVSMLLGSPEFQYR
- a CDS encoding DUF1501 domain-containing protein, giving the protein MEWTRRAFMKGSGLALFSASFGGTPLFLSRAADAANNPLAHSRRKVLVTIFQRGAMDGLMAVTPFNDPALAEARPNLFMHLTDPKNKLTDLDGRFALHPSFADLAPLYKEGRLAIVHGVGSPNKTRSHFDAQDYMENGTPGVKGTRTGWLNRAVGLLGHEGTPFRSVALTRALPRAFYGKEPSIAVDDLRSFGIQMPNNPQGAEQVEEGFEAMYARSAKRLVQRVSRESFDAIELLEKIGVRDYKPVEGAEYPNTALGRRLQQIALLIKSDVGLEVAFTETGGWDTHVQQGTTTGSFQRRADEMSKSIAAFWTDLGTYQDDVVLMTMTEFGRTVHQNGSLGTDHGRGSCLFVLGNNVAGGKIHGDVPEKLVKDALEDRRDLPVTTDFRSVFADVAGKHLNIDRSHDIAMFPGWEGERFKVMT